AAGAAGGTGTTTCTTTATAGAGTAATTCAGCCTCTTCTGTTAATTGTAAATTCATAGATTCCTCACTTCTAAGCATTCTCAATTTACAGTGCATGAACCAGCCAAATGGAGTTGTATACTTGGCTGGAAAGAAGCATTATTTTGGTGTAGGAGGGGGAACACGACAATTTCTTTCCATGCTTGAGAAAGAAGGTAACCTGATCCTTTATAGACGTGATTATGTCAGTGGAACTAGAATATATTCTCTTCCGATAGAGTAAATTAAAAGAATGCATATGTGAGTTAGGACTCAGTAGATATTTATGAGGTTTTCCTCTCTCCTTATGCAGTTCACAACACTGTTGTAAAAGCCTGACTGGACTAGCCAGTTAAATGGGAACCGGTGGTCCATCCAGTCTGGAATCTTTTGAACTGGCTAAGAACTGCTTGAATCATAAAAGCACTAGTGAAAGctggaaaaaacaaaaaaaaaaagaagggaaatctgttttaacttattttaaagttttttttaaatggaaaaaaattattctatGTGATGAGATCTGGACATTTAACCCCTTGAGTGTATTATGTTAAAATCTGTAccatttagtaaaaataaatatcattattaaatattttttatttttaatacttatttagaattaaaattacttatttattatttaattattttttaatataatcaacTGGTTGAGCCAGTAATTGGAAGCCTCACTGGTTTGACCTCTGGcctagtttttaaataattgctTTATAGGTGGTTAGAATGTTTTGCAAAGAGCTTTCGTcctatgaaatgtatgattaaAGAGATATAAATTCTAGGGTATCAAAGAAGCCATTTTGGCTCAAGGGAAATTATTCTCAAGTCTGCATTGTGATTCATCAGAATGAATCTTTTAAGGGTCATTGTTTCAAGGAATAGTTTGGTAATTTTGTACTTTACTGGAATGGACTTATTTTCCTGGAGTTCTTTGAGAACTCATGGTTGAGTGATTCATTAGTTTCTCCTTTTGTTCTTAGTTCTTCATTGTTGGAATATCTGGAGTTTCCCTTTACAGTGAAGGAACATCaccaaaacaaattgaaaaattttaaattaattattttgtagcCTTAATCATATTATATGCTGTATTGTTCTTCATGTTCTTGGTGGAGTCTTGGAGAAATTCTTAACACTCTGTAAACCAGGAGACTAATCGGCTGGGATAACTTCTCTAACAATCATATTCTTTTGTTAGCTTGTCGATTTAAGCAAACTTTTCCCTGTCAAAACTTCATCAGTTCCAAGTTTTATTCCTTGTAACCTTTAAGCCCTTTAACGCAGTCGTAGACCCTATATCCCCGAAAATTTTTTGAAGGCTATTTACTCATATGCATGTCTATTTGCCAAAAAGTCTGTATGTTCAGTTTCAGTGTAACATATTTTCATGGAGGATACGCATGAAGTGttgcatttcattcattttcccGAGGCTGTCCATGTATAAGATATGGATTGCTAGATGCTGattaagtgattatttttgGTCCTACAGGTGTTATGGCTGCAACTCTTGTTACTGAAGTTGCCGATGGTTCCTCTAATGTACGGGAGGTATGGAAGCTTTCGTATAAGTAGATCCACAATTTTGGTTCATTGGGATATTGACTATGCTACAATGCTGAACATGATTGATTTTCAGGAAATGTTCTTCTACATATGTGAAcgatatatatgattattatatTTCATGAATATTCCCAGTAGTTATGTTTAATAGTCTTCTTATTCTCTATCATGGTCCAGAAATTTATCATTGGAACTAAAAATGAACAACTCCCTATCTAAAACTTTGTATTCTTTTGCATTACTTAGCTAAGAGCTCGGTGTTATGTAGGActtctattttctctttttagttaaaagagtttttcatatatttaaaagtttatatattggCATATATGTTTGGATGTGTGTTTAACATAAAtatcgtatatatatataaatgaaagaTCACAAAAAAATGTAATAGTAAATGGAAGATCATGGTAACATAATAGTAACAGATATTGACCATAAAAATTCTTTGAGACGGTAATATGTAGGCCACCCGTGAGACAAGGTGTATAACAGTGACAAAAAAACCGGAAGTGAAAGATTGAGAGGAACTGAATCAATGTAAAAAGTCTTACAATTTCAGTGCGTGCTGGCTGTCTTTCACTTCTTTAAATATTGACCAACAAGTTAGTATGGGAGtgttggtatgtatatatatatatttaaaagataagcATATTATAACTTTAACTCGTGCTTATCTCACACACGCATATTACTATATGGTATCACTCCAACTAATTAACTCAAGGAAGAGATTAGTTATGTTTTGGTTGGTGGTTTGAATTTTTGTGTGTATTCtccattattaatattttgtttttttatgagATTACGGGTATGTAGCTATTCTATCAATTGAGGAGCTCACTCTGTGAATTCATATGACTTTTCACggaattggaaaataaaaccTTAACAAAGGACAATACTTTTGATTGTTGAGGGCAATTCCAACTACCTAACAGATGAAGCTTAGaagatttttcttgaaaaattcaGTTTCCCTCAATAAAGTCTAAATATTATTGTGTAAACCACCCCATTGTAACTCTCGATATGGTCGTGAACTCTTGCCTCTTTGAGAGTATGGATGCAAGGGGATACCTTTAGGCGCTCATTATGACTTTGGGCACGATTTTGCTGTGTAAACCATTGTGGCTCTCAATATTATTGTGTAAACCACCCCATTATAACTCTCGATATGGTCGTGAACCCCTAAATTCTCGGCACTGTCGTGTGAGCCACCCTCATCGGGATAATGCTCTAACAGTTAGCTTGCTTTGTTAAGCTTATATTAGCAAAGACAAAGATATAGATAACATTGAATAATTTAAGAAGGATGATAATTGATACACTCTTCATGTTGGAGAAAATACGTTTTAGAACTAGTTAAGAGTTAATTAACAATTACAACGATTAAAGAATACTGTAAAAACATTGTATACTTGGAATGTAAATGAATATTAGTTGAACaagaaaatttcatatttttcgtTGTAATGGGTGTGACCGGCTTCGGATCATGAATCAGACCTACAACGATAGTACTTGGAGCATCCTCGGTTGTAAGGGTTGGATGGTTCTGGGAGGCAGCCGCCACTTTTACTATAAGCTTCACCCCCTGCACCCCCGCGGCAGACTGGTTGATCTCTTTTAAGTGCGCCGGGAGATATATACCTTTTCTGTTCTAGAAACCTGCGGCTTATTTCTGACTCCATTAGCATCTCGTTTGCTTCATTGCACTCTCTGATAGATCCATTGCAGTGCATGAGCACATCATTAACGGTCGAGGACTCAGTTTGGCTAAAACAACTTAAGGTGAAGAAGAAcagaaggaagaagaaatggAGAGATTTCATAATGTTGGATTTGTAGGCTTTGGTTTGACATTGAAAATTGAAGTAGTTGAGCACTTTATAGAGCTTTAAAACAACATTTTCTTTACTCGGAAAGTGGCACTAGTGGAAGCTCCATTACGGACTAAAAGGTCAGGGACCGCACTTCACCTAACTCCAATCATGCCCTTTTTTTCTTCAGACGCATATGATCACATGATTAAAAACAATGAAGTTTTTAGGGTGAGGTTTGATcggaataataaaattttcctctcCGTTAGATATGGCCTCGAGTCTCATAGGTCTCGATTTATTAAGTCGtttcaccatttttttttggtacTTTGGAGGATCAATTTGGTAAAATGGCCCAAAAAATGTTACACAAAGTATGAAATAacacataatatttaaatttacaaataattatataatatattaaagatttatgttttcctttttcatgtTGAGATGGGAAGATGTGATCTCACTGGTTTGAAATGGAAGTAAGCTTGATGTTACATGATATTTGTCGCATAGgtcaaaatttttaatccaTGACTAATTATTAGACTTGATGAGTATAATCCGTACTACGTTTGATTGAGTAGGTGTCACTTATTAATTAGATCTTAATTTAGTTgtaaaattagtatttttttataaagtaataaatattattttatgggtATTTATGCTTTTTATATAAATCTAGAAAAAATCACACACATGATGGAAGTTATgaaatttgaacccaaaacattataatttttactacTTTAATCTTACCATTTTAActgaaatcatattttatttttatatcaattttttaataattttgttacataaaaattttaccaacATTATGGGTGTGTcataatctaataataatagttagagtacgtcattattattttaaaattaaccataACATAATTAAGTGaagatgtcaaaatcaatgaaTTATTAATGTATTGAAATTTATACGCATCTATGATAACCTACAcgtaaaaataatacaaatacaatataaatataacgtgtgtttaaatattatattttatatctcaataaaattttaatcaattaaatagtTTGCTTAAGTTGAAtctaatctaaaattaataaattctatCCAAGTTTAATGATTTCATccttaaaattaatacaaatataaaacaGTTGATGAAGATTAAACTTGAATATATGAAATAACACAAAcccaatatatatacatttaaaaattaattaaaagtctAAACCACTCATAATATTATAACTAAATATCTTAatgaacttaaaaacattatatttaaaatcaatttattctaaatataaTACAATTATGCCCAAAATAACCTTTTAAATTATGGCAAGCATTGTCAAAATTTGATGGCTTCAGTTTTCAAATTGGCTCTCTCTTTTATTCTGtaacaagagaaaaaaaacttacGAGTTTAAGAGTGAGTTTTCCATGAACTCTAATTACACAAAGTAtttcttaatttcataaattattataaattttataatattttgtgtaattacacaaaaaaaaattcaattacacaAACTATTATAAAtttcgtaatttttttaatcactaATTACACAAAAAACGTTATCCTAAAACAAGAGCTTTAAAGAAATAtctcaaataacaaaaaaaagaaagaatatcgCTTTGATTTCATGCAAAAGTGActtttttatttccaatttccaCTGTACTGACCAggctcatttttttttcaactcaaataactcatttTTTCTATGATTTTGCGATCTGGCTTGTTGTAACCAAAAAATCATGTTATTGCATTGAATCAACAATCAGAAGCAGAAGAAGTCCTATTTCCATTCCTATGATAtagaatcaaaatattatttctattctttttgtAACGCCCTAAGTAATTTAAGTCtgttttttgtgaaatttaacataaatgattatttgctttaatggttaagtgttctgaTTGCGTACTGAGGTCTGTTCAAGTCTCACTTATggaaaaaatttttatttttaccctaGCCTTATCCGTACTGTGTAGGCTTATGTAATATTCTTTCTAAACttatattagaatgagcctgtTTTCGAGTGTAAGGAGTTAGCTTACTCTAAGGCCTCGTGTTCGATTCCCTGTGAGAGTGTAGATGATATTTTTGCTCCAGTTGTCTGAGAGAGTTTGGGTGGAATTAGAATTCGGAGGTGGTTGAGAGTTAGTGGGTTAGTTGGTAGGATAATGGGGGGTTGAGATTTAGTGAGAtaggaatttattttaattttaattcttttttttatttttctcttttctctctctcctCGAGAAATTTGATGTTAGTTTCCCTTTCTCTGCATATTTTCAGTCAATTGGaaaaatcttatttccttgCTCTCGGTTTTCTGTCGCAAttttgttattcaatttcaGTATTCTGGTTCTTCGGTGTTGGCGTGTGGCTTGGTAAGTGCAGGGGGTATACTTTAGGTTTTTGCAAGTGTTTCTTAACTTGTTGTTCCTTTCGTTGATGTTGTTTCTGGGTTTTGGCAGCAGTTAATCAGGAGGAACGTAACTCGTCTCTTCCGGATTCGTAATCAGAATTGCTTGAGGAATTAGGTAAGTGTGGAACTTTTGAACTTCACTATTTTCAGTTTCGTTAGTTCGGTTCAATTGAGGAGTAAGACTGACTTTGGGAGTTGGTAATGTCTATTTTTAGGTTCTGGTGGTCTCGGAAGTGGTTTCACATAAAAATTGAACTAGGTGTGTACTCCTAACACAAAAAATCGAGTTACGGCGAAAGCAAAATTGGACTCTGTTgatgccacacgggcgtgtgggcggccgtgtggttggccgtgtgtgagacacggctgtgtgactgACGAAGGCATGGCCGTGCAcaagacacggccgtgtgacggTGTGAGTGTGGCCGTGTGAGTTTTGGGCCGGACCGTGTGGGCTACACGGGGAAGGCCAATTTGGGCgtatgggccacacgggcgtttGGGCCCACACGGACATGTGGGCCCATAATTCTGAAATTTCCCTAGGGTCGCACGGGTAGTTCCGATCGACTATGGACCTACCATAGGGCcagtaagggctaaccaaaccctaatacatgtgatatgatattttgatagTCTAATTTGAGTAGGACacttatatgtatgtatgactAATCTGttgagtatatatatgttatctgaatacgagcatgttaagcatgttaatTCTGTTAATTTCGTATTTTGTATCTATGTTTGGGGTAGGATTGGCATATGTGTAGGAAGTGATCTGTACGGCTACCTTTCACCTATATTCTGGCAACTTGACTGCGTACTATCTGTTTTATAACAGCCTGGTTTAGACTTTAGTcggacagtggtttcgggaccacaaatctgagtcagaaaaatattttaatattatttttggtgtctacagcatgttaatttatatgtgtgaaaatttttgtgtgaaaattttattgtttgtgtgctcgattttataaaaagaacttaatcgcgtaaattgtaaaagtggcATTCTAATTGTTAAAGTGCTTAattgttttgattaattaattatggagtccttaaaatgaaatttagcCATTGAAGACATGAATGGACGGTAATGGCATGCATTATatggttttattattaattcattaagGTTATATTGGTAAATGGatgataaaatgtaattaaaataaaacaaaataggaaatggccatgcatgttcatcttttggccgaatattgaagagaaaaagaaccATTCGAAAGCTTTAAAGACTCGGCACATTGAAGCTCAAATTGAGGTAtggattttgtttggttttcgataatttttacgtttttgagatcgttgctttgtatattacctagcccatgctttaatttttggaattgatgatgaatttgagatttgccattgttgataatgtgatgaattttttgtttgatgatgaaaaataaatctttgatgtttgattatcatgtttaattaagtgtttttttataaaaatccaaattagggatttatttgtggaatttgaaaatttagcggcttaaatgtgaaataaatgaaatatatgggctgctaGGGACATAAGGAGAATTCTGCCTAACATggttttagtgaaattttgagtattttgtgttgttttgaaatagggactaaattgtaaaaatgtgaaatgctaggggctaaagtgaaaatttcccaagttatgtatttttggataaaattgaatgaatatgttATTGAATAAGccaaatttaaattgaattagatcaagaaaagaggagatcagatttggatcgggga
This genomic window from Gossypium raimondii isolate GPD5lz chromosome 10, ASM2569854v1, whole genome shotgun sequence contains:
- the LOC105776686 gene encoding protein RALF-like 32 → MKSLHFFFLLFFFTLSCFSQTESSTVNDVLMHCNGSIRECNEANEMLMESEISRRFLEQKRYISPGALKRDQPVCRGGAGGEAYSKSGGCLPEPSNPYNRGCSKYYRCRSDS